In Firmicutes bacterium HGW-Firmicutes-1, the following proteins share a genomic window:
- a CDS encoding DsrE family protein — protein MKLAIIIETKEYEKAWNAFRFATTAKKNGHEVKVFLMGEGVECESLTHEKFNVAEQFTAFTEAGGDILACGTCLKSRNLGSTDVCPLSTMVDCVKMVEWADKTVTF, from the coding sequence ATGAAACTAGCTATTATTATTGAAACAAAGGAATATGAAAAGGCATGGAACGCTTTTCGTTTCGCGACTACTGCAAAAAAGAATGGACATGAAGTAAAAGTATTTCTTATGGGCGAAGGTGTAGAATGCGAATCGCTGACCCATGAAAAGTTTAATGTTGCAGAACAGTTTACTGCATTTACTGAAGCTGGTGGCGACATTTTAGCGTGTGGAACTTGCTTGAAATCACGAAACCTGGGATCTACGGATGTCTGCCCTCTATCTACAATGGTAGATTGTGTCAAAATGGTGGAATGGGCCGATAAAACTGTAACCTTCTAA
- a CDS encoding hydrolase, whose amino-acid sequence MRYLAELKENDGVLDHYLCANKQVLKTKAGKTYYSLRLQDKSGTIDAKIWDLNDGINHFDEGDYIRIDGTVVLFQGGMQLNIRRVRKSSEGEYDPREYIPVSNRNIDEMYQELMEYVAGIENKYLKQLVDSFFVEDKAFIKKFKEHTAAKTMHHNFSGGLLEHTLSVVDFCSFYAKQFPIIDKDLLFTAALFHDVGKLEELSSFPIVEYTDSGQLLGHIMISVEWVGNKIREIIGFPEKLAYLVKHCIISHHGELEYGSPKKPQIIEAFALNFADNTDAKLKSISSMLENDEAEEDWIGWQRALDSNIRRTRY is encoded by the coding sequence ATGCGCTATTTAGCTGAATTAAAAGAAAATGATGGGGTACTTGACCATTATTTATGTGCAAATAAACAAGTATTAAAAACAAAAGCAGGTAAAACATATTATTCATTAAGACTTCAAGATAAGAGTGGAACAATAGATGCAAAAATATGGGATTTAAATGATGGGATTAATCACTTTGATGAAGGAGATTATATCCGTATTGATGGTACTGTAGTGTTATTTCAAGGGGGTATGCAACTCAATATTCGAAGAGTAAGAAAAAGTTCAGAGGGAGAATATGATCCAAGAGAATATATACCTGTCTCAAACAGAAATATTGATGAGATGTATCAAGAATTAATGGAATATGTTGCTGGCATAGAAAATAAATATTTAAAACAACTAGTTGATAGCTTCTTTGTTGAAGATAAAGCTTTTATTAAAAAGTTTAAAGAGCATACAGCAGCAAAAACGATGCACCATAATTTTTCAGGAGGATTATTAGAGCATACTCTTTCAGTTGTTGATTTTTGTTCGTTTTATGCGAAACAATTTCCAATCATCGATAAAGATTTGCTGTTTACAGCAGCACTGTTTCATGATGTTGGTAAGCTTGAGGAACTATCATCCTTTCCTATAGTAGAGTATACAGACTCCGGGCAACTCCTTGGACATATTATGATTTCAGTCGAATGGGTTGGAAATAAAATTAGAGAAATTATTGGTTTTCCTGAGAAGCTTGCTTATTTAGTAAAACACTGTATCATATCACACCATGGGGAGTTGGAATATGGCTCACCTAAAAAACCTCAAATTATCGAAGCCTTCGCACTTAATTTTGCAGATAACACAGATGCTAAGCTTAAATCTATTTCAAGTATGCTAGAAAATGATGAAGCAGAAGAGGATTGGATTGGTTGGCAAAGGGCATTAGATAGTAATATTAGAAGAACAAGATATTAA
- a CDS encoding ArsR family transcriptional regulator, whose product MLKEPRNFKDSSYTQLARIGKAIASPKRLEILDILTQGTKTVDAIARETEMSVANTSQHLQTLLESRLVEYQKQGIYSYYKLADKTVANFMLSLQLLAEKRIAEIHKLREDIYTNKDNMEQIQISRLIHRMKDGSVTLIDVRPKEEYEIMHIPGASSIPIEELEQHLALLPENQEIVAYCRGRYCLLSVEAVELLRSHGFKAVRLEESVQEWYSYNAE is encoded by the coding sequence ATGTTAAAAGAACCCCGTAACTTTAAAGATAGTAGTTACACCCAACTTGCCAGAATAGGAAAGGCTATAGCAAGTCCTAAAAGGTTGGAAATTTTGGATATTCTAACTCAAGGAACTAAAACTGTTGATGCAATAGCAAGAGAAACTGAGATGAGTGTGGCAAATACCTCCCAACATCTTCAAACCTTACTAGAATCAAGGCTTGTCGAGTATCAGAAACAAGGAATTTACTCATATTATAAATTAGCTGATAAAACAGTCGCAAATTTTATGTTGTCTTTACAGTTGCTAGCTGAAAAGCGGATTGCAGAAATTCATAAACTCCGAGAAGACATTTATACCAATAAAGATAATATGGAACAAATTCAAATAAGTCGGTTAATTCATAGAATGAAAGATGGGAGTGTTACTCTAATTGATGTAAGACCTAAAGAAGAGTATGAAATTATGCATATTCCTGGTGCAAGTTCAATTCCTATAGAAGAGTTGGAACAACATTTAGCACTTTTACCTGAAAACCAAGAAATTGTTGCTTATTGCCGTGGTCGTTATTGTTTATTATCTGTAGAAGCGGTAGAATTATTAAGATCACATGGTTTTAAAGCTGTGCGTTTAGAAGAGAGTGTTCAAGAATGGTATTCATATAATGCTGAGTAG
- a CDS encoding cysteine desulfurase NifS: MIYLDYNATTPIDQEVATSMLPYIYENYGNPSSGHKLGLDAKKAVEQARDKIAELLNCTANEITFTSGGSESNNTVIKGVAYTYRNKGDHIITSQIEHPAILNPCKYLERLGYEITYLPVNEYGLVNVADLEKSITKRTILVTIMHANNETGSIQPIEDISKICRKHNILLHTDAAQSVGKIPTNVDELGVDFLTIAGHKLYAPKGVGALYIRKGLAVEPLIHGASHEVGRRAGTENVIFNVALGKACEIAKKSLSDPKIKQLTEYFYQNLKELFGQKIRINGDLSKKLPNTLNVSFVGYQGTDILLKLGNDIAVSTGSACHTGSISISPVLKAMNIPPEIAQGAVRFSLGRYSTKEEIDIVLDRLKKVSTEYK, from the coding sequence ATGATATATTTAGATTATAATGCAACAACGCCTATTGATCAAGAAGTTGCCACATCAATGCTTCCTTATATTTATGAAAACTACGGAAACCCCTCAAGCGGCCATAAATTAGGTCTTGATGCAAAAAAAGCCGTGGAACAAGCTAGGGATAAGATTGCAGAACTTTTGAATTGTACCGCAAATGAAATAACATTTACAAGCGGAGGTAGCGAATCAAATAATACCGTAATTAAAGGTGTCGCTTATACTTACCGGAATAAAGGTGATCATATAATAACTTCACAAATTGAGCATCCTGCTATTTTAAATCCTTGTAAGTATTTAGAAAGACTCGGCTATGAAATAACCTATTTGCCGGTAAATGAATATGGTTTAGTGAATGTAGCAGATTTAGAAAAATCAATAACCAAGAGAACAATATTAGTAACTATTATGCATGCAAATAATGAAACCGGATCGATTCAGCCTATAGAGGATATATCAAAGATTTGCCGCAAGCATAACATATTGCTTCATACGGATGCAGCTCAATCTGTTGGGAAAATTCCTACAAATGTTGATGAACTAGGAGTTGATTTTCTAACAATTGCAGGTCATAAGCTATATGCACCGAAAGGCGTTGGAGCCTTGTATATAAGAAAAGGTCTTGCTGTTGAACCTTTAATTCATGGTGCCAGCCATGAAGTTGGAAGACGTGCTGGAACCGAAAATGTGATTTTTAATGTAGCTTTAGGTAAAGCCTGTGAAATTGCCAAGAAATCACTCTCAGACCCTAAAATCAAACAATTAACAGAATATTTTTACCAGAATCTTAAAGAACTATTTGGCCAAAAGATACGTATTAACGGAGATCTTAGCAAAAAATTACCAAATACATTAAATGTAAGTTTTGTAGGATATCAGGGTACAGACATACTGTTAAAATTAGGTAATGATATCGCTGTTTCAACAGGCTCAGCATGTCATACAGGCTCAATATCCATATCCCCTGTATTAAAAGCAATGAATATTCCTCCTGAAATTGCTCAAGGAGCTGTCAGATTTAGTTTGGGAAGGTATTCAACAAAAGAGGAAATCGACATAGTTCTTGATAGATTAAAAAAGGTTTCGACTGAGTACAAATAG
- a CDS encoding cell shape determination protein CcmA, translated as MRKLGSNDKSTADISTTVICKDTQIEATKLISKASVLISGEFTGDIEVSASLTVGDTGKVKGIIQADNVLVSGEVIGNIHAIKQLQITHTGKVLGDVIVGTIVMDEGAQLEGTCRMRRQSSQEAILSKSIEI; from the coding sequence ATGAGAAAATTAGGAAGCAATGATAAATCTACAGCAGATATTTCAACTACGGTGATTTGTAAGGATACACAAATTGAGGCTACGAAACTAATATCCAAGGCATCAGTACTTATATCAGGAGAATTTACTGGAGATATTGAAGTAAGTGCAAGTTTAACGGTTGGAGATACTGGCAAGGTTAAGGGAATTATACAAGCTGATAATGTACTAGTGTCTGGAGAAGTAATCGGTAATATACATGCTATAAAACAGCTTCAAATTACGCATACAGGGAAAGTGTTAGGAGATGTAATTGTGGGAACCATAGTTATGGACGAAGGTGCTCAGCTCGAAGGCACATGTAGGATGAGAAGACAGTCAAGCCAAGAAGCAATATTAAGTAAAAGTATAGAAATATAA